A stretch of Larus michahellis chromosome Z, bLarMic1.1, whole genome shotgun sequence DNA encodes these proteins:
- the SLC26A1 gene encoding sulfate anion transporter 1, which yields MERPLEAIRMENNTSSCFLMERKTRAKINRKEVMLAKLRKSCSCTPKKLKNFVMDFFPVLRWLPKYHCKEYIWGDVMSGLVIGIILVPQAIAYSLLAGLKPIYSLYTSFFANIIYFLMGTSRHVSVGIFSLISLMVGQVVDRELLLAGFDLNDDAPPALGDGSLQNDSQTNTTAFNLTIAGMNAECGKECYAIGIATALTFVAGVYQVLMGIFRLGFVSMYLSESVLDGFATGASLTILTAQVKYLIGIKIPRSQGHGMLVITWINIFRNISQANLCDVITSAICIVVLVTAKELGDRYKHKLKFPLPTELVVIVVATLVSHYGKLNEVYASSVSGAIPTGFIPPKVPHFNLMLRVAVDALPLAIVSFVFTVSLSEMCAKKYAYTIRANQEMFAVGFCNIIPSFFHSFATSAALAKTLVKTSTGCQTQVSGVISAMVVLLVLLFLAPLFYSLQKCVLACIIIVSLRGALRKFRDVPARYHVNKVDTLVWVVTMSASALISTEIGLLVGIVFSMLCIIARTQRPRTALLGQIQNTSFYEDDLEYENLSSVPKVKIFRFEAPLYYANRNYFLKSLYRLTNLDPNLEAARRKKYEKKEKQHLKKGDHTTANGLGVGETTLQLVPKQIDFQALVVDCSSISFLDTTGVNTLKEILKDYKDLNISVLLACCNPSVIDSLKRGGYFGKDFGSIQEMLFYSIHNAVQFAKDQKLSADCSI from the exons ATGGAAAGACCACTTGAGGCTATCAGGATGGAAAATAACACTTCTTCCTGCTTTCTCATGGAAAGAAAGACTCGTGCCAAAATTAACAGGAAAGAAGTCATGCTAGCTAAGCTGAGGAAAAGCTGCTCCTGTACCCCAAAGAAGCTGAAGAACTTTGTCATGGACTTCTTTCCTGTTTTACGATGGCTCCCTAAGTACCATTGCAAAGAGTACATCTGGGGGGACGTTATGTCCGGGTTAGTGATTGGGATCATTTTGGTGCCCCAAGCAATTGCTTACTCACTGCTGGCAGGTCTGAAGCCCATTTATAGTCTTTACACATCATTCTTCGCCAACATCATCTATTTCTTAATGGGCACATCCCGTCATGTCTCGGTTGGCATTTTCAGCCTGATAAGCTTAATGGTAGGACAAGTTGTGGACCGAGAACTTCTCTTGGCTGGGTTTGACTTGAATGATGATGCTCCACCAGCCTTGGGTGATGGCTCTCTGCAGAATGACAGTCAGACCAACACAACTGCCTTCAACCTTACAATTGCAGGGATGAATGCTGAGTGTGGGAAAGAATGCTATGCTATTGGCATTGCTACAGCCTTGACATTTGTGGCTGGAGTGTACCAG GTTCTAATGGGAATCTTTCGTCTGGGTTTCGTATCTATGTACCTATCTGAGTCTGTACTAGATGGCTTTGCAACTGGTGCTTCCTTAACCATTTTAACAGCTCAAGTGAAGTATCTGATTGGAATAAAAATCCCACGTAGCCAAGGGCATGGGATGCTTGTTATTACCTGGATTAACATTTTCCGGAACATTTCTCAGGCTAACCTTTGTGATGTCATCACAAGTGCCATTTGTATCGTGGTGCTGGTCACTGCTAAGGAACTGGGAGATCGGTATAAGCATAAGTTGAAAtttcctcttcccacagagctggTAGTTATTGTTGTGGCAACACTGGTTTCACACTATGGGAAGTTAAATGAAGTGTATGCATCCAGTGTTTCTGGAGCTATTCCAACAGGATTTATTCCCCCCAAGGTACCACATTTCAACTTAATGCTCCGAGTTGCTGTAGATGCTTTGCCTCTTGCCATAGTCAGCTTTGTCTTTACTGTATCCCTTTCTGAAATGTGTGCAAAGAAATACGCTTACACCATCCGAGCCAATCAGGAAATGTTTGCTGTGGGGTTCTGCAACATCATTCCATCTTTCTTCCACTCTTTTGCAACCAGTGCAGCTCTGGCAAAAACACTCGTCAAAACATCTACAGGCTGCCAGACTCAAGTCTCTGGAGTAATTAGTGCAATGGTGGTTTTGCTGGTGCTGCTCTTCTTGGCACCTCTCTTCTACTCCTTGCAGAAGTGTGTCCTGGCTTGTATCATCATTGTCAGCCTCCGAGGAGCCCTGAGGAAGTTCCGAGATGTGCCAGCACGGTACCACGTGAATAAGGTGGACACACTTGTTTGGGTTGTTACCATGTCTGCCTCTGCCTTGATCAGCACAGAAATAGGGCTGTTGGTTGGCATTGTTTTCTCCATGTTATGCATCATAGCTCGGACACAGCGGCCACGGACAGCCCTGCTCGGTCAGATCCAAAACACCAGCTTTTATGAGGACGACTTAGAATATGAAAATCTCTCGTCAGTTCCAAAGGTCAAAATATTCCGTTTTGAGGCCCCACTTTACTATGCAAATAGAAACTATTTCCTGAAGTCTCTGTACAGGTTGACTAACTTGGATCCTAACCTAGAAGCTGCTAGACGGAAGAAATATgagaagaaggagaagcagcatctgAAAAAGGGAGATCACACAACTGCTAATGGACTGGGTGTTGGAGAAACTACTCTGCAGCTAGTTCCTAAGCAAATTGATTTCCAAGCCCTTGTTGTAGATTGCTCTTCCATCTCATTTTTGGACACCACTGGAGTTAATACTCTAAAGGAAATCCTGAAAGACTACAAGgacttaaatatttctgttctcctGGCTTGCTGCAATCCCTCAGTGATAGACTCTCTGAAAAGAGGAGGTTACTTTGGGAAAGATTTTGGGAGTATACAGGAAATGCTGTTCTACAGCATACACAACGCTGTGCAGTTTGCAAAAGACCAAAAGCTTTCAGCAGATTGCTCAATTTAA